The Pirellulales bacterium genome contains the following window.
TAAATGCCGGCAATGCCGATGGGCAATTCCGTGGATCCCGGAGGGCTCGACATGCCTGCGGCAAATGGGGCGTCGCTCTGCAATGGTCCGGCAAGCGCGAAGCCGGGTTGGACTAGCGGATTGCCTCTGGCGTCGGACGCGTCGACCGTCACGAGCGCGGCCGATGTCGAAGTGCCGCCGATCACCAGCGCTCCTTGCACGATGTGATCCGCCGTCAGGCTCGCGCCGGCGTTAACTTGCGTGACGCCCACGCCGTCGATGCCGCCGACCTGTTGTTTGCCGGCCGAGACGAGCAGGGTCGCGGTTGGCGAGCTGGTCGTGACGTTCGTCCGATTGGCGGCCGTCGCGGTCCCCAGCGCTGAGACCGAGCCGGCCAACTCCAGAGTGCCGGCTCCGGAAACGTTCGCCGTTACGCCGCTGCCGATCGTGGCCGAACCGCTAGTGATGTTGAAACGCAACTTGCCGCCAGTGACGAGCAGCGCGCTCGCGTCTGCCAGCGCCGACGAGCCGCTGATTTCCAGCGTGCCGCCGTCGGTCTTGCGGAGAGTGCCTTGAACTGTCGTGGTGCCCGCGGGGACCGAAACCGTAGCGCCCGAAGCAACACCAACACTGGCCAAACCGGTTCCGCTGGTACTGACGGTCAGGCTCGGCAACGTCTGGCCGCTACCGAAATTGACCGTGGAAGAGACCCCGTCGTCGGCGTTGATCGCCAGAGGACCCGTGCCGATCGTGCCCGCGCCGGTGAAGGCGAGTGTGCCAGCGTTGACCGTCGTGCTGCCGGTGTAGCTGCTCGGGGCGGCAATGGTGAGCGTTCCGCCGCCGGTCAGCGTGATGCTGCGGTGGATAGTCTGGCTGCCGCCCGTTTCGCTGATGCCGCCGACCGAGATCAACAGCGAGCTGCCCTGAGCGATGTCGAAGGTCGCATCGTCGGCCAGCACGATATTCGCCTGGATCTGCTGCAGCGCCGTGACTCCGGCCGCCACGCTCACGTTGGCCCCGATGCCGCCGTTGTCGAGTGTGATGCCGTGGCCGGTCACGCCGTCGTTGCCGAGGATATAGCCAGTGCCTTGAGTGTTGTTGAAGACCAGATACCCGGCGAGTTCCGCCCCATCCACGGTCACGGTCACCGACGGCGCGTTGACCGTGTTTTGCACGCCGTTTCCGAATGTAACCGAAAGGCCCGCGCCGCTCGCCGCGATCCCGGAATACCACTTCGCCGTGCCGCTATAACTGCCGCTGCTGCTGGAGTCCCAGAAACCGTCGTAGCTAGGAACGTCATGCCCCGGATCGACGTCGACTAGCATGTCGCCGGTCAAATTGGCCGAATTGCGGAAATCGAAATTGAGTTCGGAAAGGCTTCCGTTGCCGCCGCTGAGGGCGGCTTCGAGCCAACCGGTCGAAAGCATGTCCATTCCGATGACGCCGGCAATCTGCGGATCGACGTCGAGCACGCCGACTTCCAGCCCGCTCCATTTCAAGTCGGTTCCCTGCGCGGTGTGCAGGGCAATCGAATCGGCGGCCACCATCGGCATTTGCACCGTCCCGCCGATTCCTTCGACCGGAAGGTATTCAAGCACGTCGGTGGCCGGATTGATGCCCAG
Protein-coding sequences here:
- a CDS encoding aspartyl protease family protein; amino-acid sequence: MHQTNWSKASLPYRGIAPTQMLRDQHLWYFAHFSAALLEDVGLMPSLFLGARVRLLMLAAACAALALPLASRTLAGGFVSLGPNDPIGADELGVQVALWTQPTSGSPQLLGPNDFNNFILDTGASTILAASGATSELTANPNFQTVATYNEKGVAGISPTGVSDAYTFYYAGSNGVQIPLPSTRILSTSDLDLQDIGGVAGMPLMVGRNTTADLTAIPTEGTSHITFSNTIPANNGHRYDVPLQMVNFPLDGQQNPTDPLPTSAPLSMAPVQLHNGSHVVESHFLIDTGAQVSILSTAVAKALGINPATDVLEYLPVEGIGGTVQMPMVAADSIALHTAQGTDLKWSGLEVGVLDVDPQIAGVIGMDMLSTGWLEAALSGGNGSLSELNFDFRNSANLTGDMLVDVDPGHDVPSYDGFWDSSSSGSYSGTAKWYSGIAASGAGLSVTFGNGVQNTVNAPSVTVTVDGAELAGYLVFNNTQGTGYILGNDGVTGHGITLDNGGIGANVSVAAGVTALQQIQANIVLADDATFDIAQGSSLLISVGGISETGGSQTIHRSITLTGGGTLTIAAPSSYTGSTTVNAGTLAFTGAGTIGTGPLAINADDGVSSTVNFGSGQTLPSLTVSTSGTGLASVGVASGATVSVPAGTTTVQGTLRKTDGGTLEISGSSALADASALLVTGGKLRFNITSGSATIGSGVTANVSGAGTLELAGSVSALGTATAANRTNVTTSSPTATLLVSAGKQQVGGIDGVGVTQVNAGASLTADHIVQGALVIGGTSTSAALVTVDASDARGNPLVQPGFALAGPLQSDAPFAAGMSSPPGSTELPIGIAGIYLASRHLAGNAAGVPEPSSVVLCLLGLAAVGLYWRSGVHSLNGASMRLCGTGQQRRPVPARR